A genomic segment from Gracilinanus agilis isolate LMUSP501 chromosome 1, AgileGrace, whole genome shotgun sequence encodes:
- the JUNB gene encoding transcription factor jun-B has translation MCTKMEQPFYHDDSYPAAAYGRGGPGPLGLHDYKLLKQNLALNLAAATDPYRGLKAPGHGRGPGPEDAGGAYFSGPPPPPQNEAPAGSLKLASPELERLIAQNSNGLITTTPTPPGQYFYSRSVTEEQEGFADGFVKALDDLHKMNHVTPPNVSLSSSSGSSGTAGPPAPPSSVYGPSALGPEPPPVYTNLTSYSASGGSGGAGAGAAGGYPTATISYLPHGPPFPGGHPAAVGLSARAAGPLAAFKEEPQTVPEARSRDGTPPVSPINMEDQERIKVERKRLRNRLAATKCRKRKLERIARLEDKVKTLKSENAGLSNTASLLREQVAQLKQKVLSHVNSGCQLLLAVKMQNF, from the coding sequence ATGTGCACGAAGATGGAACAACCTTTCTACCACGATGACTCGTACCCGGCCGCAGCTTATGGCCGGGGAGGTCCCGGCCCACTCGGACTCCACGACTACAAGCTGCTGAAAcagaacctggctctcaatctggcCGCTGCCACTGACCCCTACCGCGGCCTCAAGGCGCCAGGGCACGGTAGGGGACCGGGGCCAGAGGACGCGGGTGGCGCCTACTTTTCGGGACCGCCACCTCCTCCTCAGAACGAGGCCCCAGCGGGCTCGTTGAAGCTCGCGTCTCCGGAGCTGGAGCGCCTCATAGCGCAGAACAGCAACGGGCTCATCACCACAACGCCCACGCCGCCGGGCCAGTACTTCTACTCACGCAGTGTGACGGAGGAGCAGGAGGGTTTCGCAGATGGCTTCGTCAAAGCGCTTGACGACCTGCACAAGATGAACCACGTGACGCCCCCCAACGTGTCACTGAGCAGCAGCAGTGGCAGCTCCGGGACCGCAGGGCCCCCAGCTCCTCCTAGTAGCGTTTATGGTCCCTCGGCTCTGGGCCCTGAACCACCTCCTGTCTACACCAACCTCACCAGTTACAGTGCCAGCGGAGGTAGTGGGGGTGCGGGCGCAGGGGCCGCGGGCGGCTACCCTACTGCCACCATCAGCTACCTCCCACACGGACCGCCCTTCCCCGGGGGCCACCCAGCAGCGGTGGGGCTGAGCGCTCGGGCTGCGGGGCCGCTGGCGGCCTTCAAGGAGGAACCTCAGACGGTGCCCGAGGCGCGCAGCAGGGACGGGACACCACCAGTGTCACCCATCAACATGGAGGACCAGGAGCGCATCAAAGTGGAGAGGAAACGACTGCGAAACCGGTTGGCTGCTACCAAGTGCCGCAAACGGAAGCTGGAGCGCATCGCGCGACTCGAGGACAAGGTGAAGACGCTCAAGTCCGAAAACGCTGGGCTGTCGAACACGGCCAGCCTTCTCCGTGAACAGGTGGCGCAGCTCAAGCAGAAGGTGCTGAGCCACGTCAACAGCGGCTGCCAGCTGCTGCTGGCCGTCAAGATGCAGAACTTCTGA
- the PRDX2 gene encoding peroxiredoxin-2, whose translation MSSGNAYIGKPAPDFHTTAVVDGAFKEVKLSDYKGKYLIIFFYPLDFTFVCPTEIIAFSDRVSDFHHLGCEVLGVSVDSQFTHLAWINTPRKEGGLGPLKIPLLADVTRNLARDYGVLKEDEGIAYRGLFIIDAKGIVRQITVNDLPVGRSVDETLRLVQAFQYTDEHGEVCPAGWKPGGNTIKPNVEDSKEYFSNNN comes from the exons ATGTCCTCTGGAAATGCTTACATTGGAAAGCCAGCTCCTGActtccataccactgctgtggtGGATGGAGCTTTCAAGGAGGTGAAGCTGTCAGACTATAAAG GGAAGTATCTGATCATCTTTTTCTATCCCCTGGACTTCACCTTTGTGTGTCCCACGGAGATCATTGCCTTCAGTGACCGTGTCTCTGATTTCCATCATCTGGGCTGTGAAGTCCTTGGTGTGTCTGTGGATTCCCAGTTCACTCACCTGGCCTG GATCAACACTCCTCGAAAAGAGGGTGGCCTGGGACCTTTGAAAATCCCCCTGTTGGCAGATGTAACCAGAAACCTCGCTCGAGATTATGGGGTACTGAAGGAGGATGAAGGCATTGCCTACAG GGGCCTATTTATTATTGATGCAAAGGGGATTGTCCGCCAAATCACTGTCAATGACCTGCCTGTTGGGCGCTCAGTGGATGAGACTTTGAGGCTAGTGCAAGCATTCCAATACACAGATGAGCATGGGGAAG TATGCCCTGCAGGCTGGAAGCCTGGAGGAAACACTATCAAGCCCAATGTGGAGGATAGCAAGGagtatttctctaataataacTAG